A segment of the Anopheles cruzii chromosome 2, idAnoCruzAS_RS32_06, whole genome shotgun sequence genome:
TCAATCCGGTGCACAGGTCGGCAGGGTTGGTCGCCGCCTTCGTGCCATTCGATAGCAAAAAcgtaattaaaaaatgtttgcggaaattgttttcaccatttttttttatttttccatttcccaagGTAAAATAAAAGGCTCCCAATTAAATGGGGACTAAAACAAGGTGGTGTTGTAGCTTATTAAACGTGAACTCACAGCTGGCCCGGGGGATGCGAGGATCTCGAATCGTTATAGGGCTGCTGGAGGCCCCAGCGGTAATTAATGCCCCGTACGAGATGGACTgcgtaattgaaattaatttctttggCCCATGGGTTCGTGGTATCGAACTAGTTTAGCATTGGAATGACATTACGCAAAACTGAAACCTACATCTCCGAAACAACGCGGCGACGCAAGGCAAAGGCCCAAATGGCACAATGTTACAGCGGCACGATGACGGATAGCTCAAAGATGTAAATATAATTGcttttttatcgaaaaaacAGCGAAGGTTAAGGTCTCAGGACCGCGAACGATGATGGCGAAGCATCTGCGTACATTTCGCGTAGGCAGGGACGATTATGATCGTGCTGTGCAGAGTGTTATGCTGTGCGTGGGCTGCTATTTCCAGTTACTGAGAGCTGCAAGTTATGTGCGGCCGCGCGTTCAAGTGGTCCGCGAATGGATACGTGGAAGATGGTTGGCCGGCTGTGTGCATAAAGCAATATAAATGCAAATGCCGGCCGGACCCGAAAGCCGGCGAAAAATGAGTACACATTATGCTAAGCGAAGCGTCTGAAAACAATTTACTCGGCGTCGGAAACTTTGCCCCGGAGCCCGGGAGAGTTACTCCACGGTGCGGCATGCCACTATCTTATTGATTTCGGTATCAATCGTTTACGGGGCTGTACtaaagcaatagaaaaaagTGTCACTCTTTTCTCAAAATTTATAAACTTGTTGACGTGTTAACCGGCGATGAGGCAGAGTGCGATTTTAACGCTTACGATACGAAGGACACGTTCCATAGATTTCCAAGATTATTTGTTCATTTTGAAGGTTTTTTGGAGCTGCTGTGCAAAGTGTACCCCACCAAACGCCACAATACAGAATAAACATGATACTAACCTGTTACTTTCGCGTTCCGAATGTTGAACGGCAATCGAATCCcaatattatcaatttatcGGTTTTTTCGTAAATGAATTTGGTATTTTCCTTGATTGACGGCAAGGTCTTATTTTTATCATGCGAGACCGAACCTTTTTCTACAATAAAACTGATTTTTCCAATAATACTTACGCAAAGCCACCTCTTAATCCCCGACATGGGTCGCTCCAGATTGCATATCCATGAGGTTTGACAAGCATACAAAAAGAGGAAGGAAGAAGCTTAATGCCTTAGTAGAAGCAGGAGCAGAACAAAGCAGCCCAAACggaagtttgtttttatttgtatcCCATTCTTTCGGGCATATTTGCGAAATATCATACACGTTGTTGCCTACATCAAAGCGCATTTTCCGGACCATTGACCACCGAGTCTTCGAGCGATCGAGTTTCTCCAAAAGAAATACCTTTCAGGCAGCCGCTACTGGTTGTGATACTTTTTTGTTCGGTAAGTGAAACTGACTACGAGAGGGTTCCGAGACTTTTATAGAAAAGGAACTTGTGAAAGAAGCCACCCTCAATAGAGGAAGTGGCATGAAGCGAGAGAGGcattcgaaacaaacaaactatcAAACCCTGGAACGATGGCGGCTGCGCCCGAAGAGCCCCTTCAGTATTTTATTGGCTGCTTACAAAGTTGGGCTGCTCGAGCAGTTTTTGCGCGTCGGTTTTATTATGCGTTTTATTTCGGATATTGAattacaatattttattgatgCCGGTGCTGGCAGGAATGTTTAATGAGCGAAAGATAGTTCCTGCGCAGCCCTTGATGGGCTCGGTGTAGACGGAAATTTCATTAGAGCATAATAACCCACAATTTCACAGCATGATTGGAATTGCGGCCGCAGTGGATGAATAGCTCGTTACTTCAAGCATGTCTTCTAGTTTTTTCAGCCAACGTATTTCCTATTTTGAAAATGACGAAGGTTTTCAGGCCGACCgctgataataataaaacaaatacatCCTCACGTTTTACTTCTTAGTggtatttattattaaaccGTAACGCTGTGAACAGAATAGTCGAAGATAAAAAATTCCCAGAATTGAGCAGGAGCAACACAAAGAAATTCATCAATTTTCTACGAAATATGATCCGGAAACCGACTGACTGTACATTTACTAAGTAAAACATAATCCGCTAAACAACAATTTCACGGTTCGTTGCATATTCCTCAAAATGGGAACCGCATTGTAACAAGTTGACTAGCATAATGTTGTGTACGAAAGAACCTTTCCATAGTGTAATGTGGTGCCCTTTACAAACCAGTTTATTAGTTCGTTTCGCTAACAGTTACATACTAAATTGGTTCTACATAATTAAGTTCCGCTTACGCTAAGACGTTATTACAATTTCGCGTTATGAAGCACTCAATAGTGTCTTCCGGTAACCCCTACACAAACTATCTTATGTGTAGCTAACGTAGGAATAAAAACTGTGTCGAAATAGGTATTCGATTCTGTTGGTGCCCGGTataatcggatcggatcggtcaCAGTTTTAGTGTCGAATGAGACGAGTTAATCGGTAACGATAATGGCGGGCCCATAAACTGTTCCACCCTTGAGAAGATCCTTAGTTCATAGAGCGTCTTGCGTTGACGATCGGGGACAAAGGGCCGGCAACTCGAGATGAAGCATTATCCACCGGCAGGGTCACGACGAGTGATCCCCTAGAGGGAGCCCGCCACCAGATGCAGGGACGTCGCTAGAGCATCGCACAGTCGTCCTGGGCCGAAGTTTGCCGGTTACTAATTACGATGGCCGCTAGGGCGGCCGCAAACTGGCGGAAACAGCTGTGGCAATGATTAGCAGGACGTCCCGGTGGGGGCTATATCTGCGTGATCTGCGTCGTCGCGGCATCCAGatggcccggccggccgcccgtttCTTCCGCCTCCGTCTGGGGCACCGCGATCCACCGGTCCAGGATTCGCGGCCGAAACAGATCGTTGAACGTGCTGCGAAACTGGCGGCTCATCGAGCAGTACAGGATGAAATTGATCGCCGAATTGACCAGTGCCAGGACGTCCATCACGTCGCCTACGATGGGAGCAAAATAATAACTTTTACTGTCGAATATACGATGGATACGAAACGATTGGTATGGCAGTTCCATTTTCGTGCTACGTTTCATTATGTCCTTATGCACTTATATCATTCGAGTGTGCCAGTGTCAGTGTGCTTACTGTGAACGCCACAATGTTACAGAACCTTGTGTTACTGATTAATGCAATTCCCTTCACGGTAGAATAAAAATATCGAGCTGTTATTAGGTGATTGAATGAAACTTCTGAGTCATCTGTGCTGGTGAACCGCATACttaaatttcaacaaacacaaatacatgtataaaaataacaaacaaaacaaattgaaagTATAGCGTCGTCCAATtatgttcgtgtgtgtgccgtagACTGTGGGAATCGCTCTGGAATTGGAATAATGTGATAATGAGAGAGTGCGTGCAAATAACTGCGTGTCGAGTGAATTACAATAACGAATATCCTTCATCGTAATTCCCAAAACCTATTAGGTATTGATGGGCATGAGCACAATTTGCCGTTATAAACATAAAAGCACCCAACCGTATTTATTCTATCGTTACCATTCGCTTTCAAACCGTTTAATTACGATTTGTAAGATGCCCAAGTAAAGCCATAGAGCAAAACAATAGTAATCTTTGGAATAACGGTGTACCAATAACtgatcccgggaccgggagcccCGGCGTGACCGAACTatgaaaacaaactttcaaTAACtgtatgttatgttatgtCCCATACTTTATCAGAAATTTGTTCCATGGTTTAATCAACATCCGGTGCGAGAAAAACTGCAACCAGCTTCAAATAAATTGCTAAAACGTTGTTGGGAGAGTTTCAAAGATTTGATCTTGTCACTCCACTGCGGATTTTTCTCGCACTccctctctcgttctctgtctctctcgatTAGCACGTGGCGCATCGGCTCACGGCTTCATGCCGCAAAAATCACTCAAACATGGACATGGGCCCGGTTTCGAATGTTTATCCGAACTCGATACACAAAAGTGGCAGCTGCCCGCAGCGGCATTTGCGCATAAATCGTTAATCAAGCGCTTTTTTCATTCCCCGATGGCCGTCAGCTCTTtggccagcaccgccaccaagGCAGTAAGTCAAATTCACGCCAGACGTTCGGcacccccccctcccccgggtTGGATCATTGGCTGCATGTGTTCTTTTGGTgtgaaatgagaaaataattgCCCCATAAATCAAGAGCAACTCGTCTTTCGAAGCAAGGGAAAAGCATTATAATGCAACAAGCAGCGCCCGACCTGGGGTGGAAGAAGAAATGAATTCCAGACTGAAAGGCAGGCAGGCACCGTTGAAGCTTTTTGGGACACAAAAGGGTGCCCGGTGACAAATGGTGACAGTTTGTTTTGCCGCCAATTTAGGAAGACACTCGGCATGGCAATGACAAATCCGTGTTGTGCACGGTGAATATGTTTGGGTTCCCCGCAAATGATGGGCCATTTATTTGGACCACCTACACCAAACGATGTCGATTTCTTCAATGCTCACAGCCGCCCGCAGTCGCCGGGAGTGTCTCTAGAGGCAAATTTATGTGCTTGCCTTCGTAAAACTCCAACTCCTCGTTGAGTACGGTCAGGGTCGCAATAAACAGTTTCACGAAGGGCATGCTCTCTACCAGTTGATCGCAGACCGCTCCAGCCGCTTACCGAGTTTGAGGTaacagttgaagaaaaagtcCTTCTCCAGCACGGCGCTCAGCAGGCCCAGGATCCCCTGCGGGAACTCGGTGAtgaggaacagcagcagcacggccagcagcatGCGCGTGGTGCGATCGGTTTGCTTCTCCTTGTCCGTCTGCTTGCCACCCTTGGCGTccaccacccgcccgtccACGATCTGCTTCATCCCGGTGGCGGTCCCGGTCAGCTGGCTGCGCCGCTGCTTCGCCTCGACCAGCGCTCCGATCAGCCGCAGGCTGAGAATCGTGAGGGCGATGCAGGGTATAAGTTTGAACACAACGCTGTAGATCCAAAAGTTGACGTTCAGCAGCGCTGGGTTGTCGCGGACCAGCTGTGACGTGCCGAGACGAAACAGCGTGACGTTGTGGCCGGTGTCATCGGAGTCGCGCGACAGAGGATTTCCGTCACTGCCCAGTATTTCCACGTTGGACTGGATGCTGAACGAGAGGTAGATCGGTATGGCTAGGAACGGGCAGACGACGTACGAGCTAAAGATGGCGGCCAGCGTCTTGGACATGGCGCACCACTGGCGGTTCTTCTGCGGGTGGGCCACGGCAATGTAGCGCCAGATCGCCAGGGTCACCGTGAGCCAGATCGAGATGGTGTGGCAAATCTGGGCGAAGATCGAGTGGAACATGACGTACCAGGCCCAACCGTACGTGAGGCGATCCTCGCGCGAAACCCGCAGGT
Coding sequences within it:
- the LOC128278123 gene encoding G-protein coupled receptor dmsr-1-like, with product MSTTELGEFLINVTDGPEGLIGAGGGAGNNTATGTAAAAAAATQLLYCGKALDDFHTSYAKVHGMVCLLVCIFGSIANTLNIVVLTRREMRSPTNAILTGLAIADLLVMLDYMPYAVNSVPYLRVSREDRLTYGWAWYVMFHSIFAQICHTISIWLTVTLAIWRYIAVAHPQKNRQWCAMSKTLAAIFSSYVVCPFLAIPIYLSFSIQSNVEILGSDGNPLSRDSDDTGHNVTLFRLGTSQLVRDNPALLNVNFWIYSVVFKLIPCIALTILSLRLIGALVEAKQRRSQLTGTATGMKQIVDGRVVDAKGGKQTDKEKQTDRTTRMLLAVLLLFLITEFPQGILGLLSAVLEKDFFFNCYLKLGDVMDVLALVNSAINFILYCSMSRQFRSTFNDLFRPRILDRWIAVPQTEAEETGGRPGHLDAATTQITQI